atgtacccactctttgaatttaccaatcaatttagtgagtgcacgtatgtgaaagtcaaaatgctatagtcattttgggtacattcatttttcatgaaacaattgtaagtaatttcaatcccgaaaaaccataaattttccgtataaaatcgaaaaaatcaaaatatgtcgactccctgacgtgaaaattaaattctacgtgtggaaatacttatgtatcgatatatgctgaacagaatgcccgcctctcctcgtaatttacaaaccgttcctatactcatctcaacatttttctcagagctttgtgttattatcagcttccatttagacctcggtttgatggccgaatcggctgcccaaaaagcaagccatttttgaagggctctatgagaaattcgtgatattatgagctctcaggaaatcacccaatgggtaaaattgctggtataaattttcgagtgcttaaaataatcgtattcaagaaactaaggcattggactatggagtcaatttcgttttaataatataacgggatttacttgtcttcaggtcaaaactcatacaagaaagccccttgcaagaggctaattttttgtaatttcactcaattttttctcctttttataattgaattgcttgtcacattctgaggtcaatcatattaaattgtaatttatacatttcttttttcccccttcattttattttttgtttggagaagttttgttgatttcttcggatttcgaatactgtaacttctcttctatttggccgatttttatgaatgagacctcttttaattcgtgttttatcggagagtaaggaaaaaattgctaaaaactcgcgaaacaattttttttgaaaattggacgaatcctagcgtgacggtgaaatggttaatgaagcgtaagtaattgggcgtaagattttgagaaaagaatcacgtcggggtcaccactttgttgagctcagaaaaaaggtcaacaatattatagataaatcaacacatttttattaataatacctttttaaggataaattatgactggaagaatcatacaagcaggacttcttttttcatatatgttaggttaagatgaagagaaaaagtggtcgccacggagaccatttagcatagcatatgcttcaacaggtaccaacttttgaaaagtataaccgaggttacagatctgtcaaagcaacgttttgaacaaaacggaggagttaaattctcattccgagagtgccgacctgctcagccatcctcgaatcagttcgcttgattctgcttatatatgcatattttaaatcagcgcgtcgcattcttaagcttttttaaaaaaaaccaagtaacgtagactcttggtattcactgcacataaactagcgacccccagaatgagaaacaactttaaatcataattattgatggacaaataaactttttacacgctttggaaaatctcagaagttcgcggtagtcacttttcggtaaggaactaagggactcggttattgtatcgagcagggttcgaaacgatcgcaaaggcggtatactacgtatacgcgccaaaaataataagagaaTGGAAATATTTCCGAAATGGAAGTAATATTTTGTAACCAATAGCGAAATATTTTTAGGAATGTTTTCTATCAAGGAGCAGGGTCTTTACCGTGACTCAGATTTGTAATAATCACCTGTCAGCCTTTGAATTGACTCGAGATATCTGTAGGACCCATTAACAAAGTATAGGTACTATCCAAGTGTACAAATTTCCATTTAGGAAACAGCTCGTCCTTTCAGGACCAAAATTGGACACCAATTTGCTCAATAATCATACCAGCCTCAACTGCACGGCAATAGGAATGATCGAAACCTTACACTCTTCACTACATTTGGTGTCAATTTAAGGGCATTAATGTGCATAGgccctctttcttcttttcatttaaattaactTTCTAACCAATAATTCTGTATTTCacccttttctttccttttcatcCGTTCATCTAGTAATCTACAATCGTCAAAAGTGCTTTTGGAATTTTAAGTAGTCTTAAGAGGTATAGTAAATTGTAAAATGACCCACTTTGGTCTGCACAATGCATTGTATATTACGCTAATTGTAATGTACTGAAgaaagaataaagaaaaaaaattaagggtaAAATGTGTCACCTTTTCCACGTCGATTTCGAAAGTTAGCTCTGCCATGAAACCAGCCAACTTACAACATTACTTAATTTCGATTAaggcggaatttttttaaagtctgaaaggagaaggaagaaaaaatgcttCGCGAGAGGAACCAACTTACCTTCTTTTTATTGTATCCTAGTATAAGCCTGGCAACGACAACAGCTCCCAGAATCAGCGGTACCATGGCAATGAACGCGAGCACATACGTGAAAGTGCCGAGGCCATCAGGATATATGGGTCCGGCCTCCTCCAGGGGCTGAAGAACGGTGGTGTTCTTCGTGTTCACCACAGCAGGGAACGGGTATTTCGTCGTCGTTAACTGTGGCGGGTCCGTAGTCTGCTCCCGGAAGAAGTACTGCGGTGGGGTCACATTATCCGGCGTAGCGTGGATCTCATACACGACGGACGTGAAATTATCCTCACTTTCAATCGCTTCAGTCACCTCTGGCTGAGGCGAAGGTGTCGTCTTTGGCGTATCTCTTTGGTGTGATGCGGTGAGCATTGGATCGACGGAAGTCCGCAGCAAGGAACTATCAAGGTAGCTGCGTTGCGTCTGCTCGCCGCTAGGGGTCTCTGCCGTGCGCGCCGAGGCCGGTTTCCCCGTGACCACGGTTGTGGAGGTGCGACCGAAGCTCCTTTCGGTGGCCCCTGGACTTCGCGAGGCGGCACGAGTGGTGGTGTCGCGTCTTGGGGTCGAGGAGGTCAGCGACGTCACCCTGGTGGAGATCTCCGACCCGGAGGTCACCTCTGCCGCGTGAGGCGGCTCGCTAGAATTCGTCGTAGACGGTTCTACCTCGTAATGGTAAAGCTTGTCGTCCGACTTGGACTTATTACTAATGTTCACAATCTCGTACACGCTGGAAACTTTCGGAGGCTCGTTATCGTCGGAGTACTTGTGATTAGACGCCTGGACGTCCGTGCTGGTTTCATTATCGACGACGGGCTCCATGCTGAGGCACTGCTTGTACTCGTCGGTGTGTTGGAACGTTCGTCGCTTCAGGATTTTGGCGCAGTCGATTCTCGCGGCTGCGAGCACCGGCGACGGTGCCGCAGCCTTGCGGAAGAGACCGGCGATACTGGAACCTCGCGAGCGCACGCGCAGTTTCGGCGCTGAATTCCGCTCGACGGCCTTCCGGTCCAGCGTGACGTCCATCTCGTCGTGGAGGTCGTCCTCCGTCCGAGCGGTCGTCGAGGAGGGCCGCCTCGCCCTCTCTGGAGAGATCTCCAAGGAGTTCACTCCACTAGGAGGCGCCAACTTGCGGCCGAAATCTAGGAACGGCATGATGGCTTCTTGCGGGACCTCCTGGTCGATCGGCCGGAAGTGGTTGTAAAGTGAGTAGGACATGGTTTGTGGGAAGACTTCCGTGGAGACGGACGTGGGGATCGTGCTGGAGATGCGGCGTTTCTTGCTGCGGCCCTCCCAGCCGGGCGAGGATTCGGTGGTGTGGAACAGGGGGACGATGGAGCCTCGGTGGCGTGCGGGTGTGACCTCGGTGGTGTTGCGCTCTCGGGTCGACAGAAGGCGCTCCTTCCGTTTAGGGGTTGGTTCCGCGAGTTTGTCCCGCGAGGTGGGCGGGTCCGGGGCTCGACGGGCGGTGGGCACCTCGCCGGAACAAAGCTCGAGCCCTTCGCAGCCGAGCGTCTCCGTGTCGTCCAACTTCTCGCTGGAGACCGCCTCCTTCGTCTCCGTGGAGGCGGATTCCCGGGACTTGACGACAACGTTCTTTGACTCCGTTTGTTCTTCGCGGCTCTCGATCTGcaaacggaagaaaaatatgcatccaGATTTTCCAGAAAGCTGCTTATTTTTAGTGATATATAATTCAACCTTCTGACCTATACCTTTTACTAATTTTTGTCATAAGATGCAAACagttggctgattattgaaatcgatggacgAAGCTATAGAGGCAGGGATGGCATAGAGCAAATTCAGCGATCCCACTGGTGCAAgagggtggttgcgatggacaaagaagcaggtaagtaatagactaagtacCGGCAACCGACAAAAGACcatacagttagtccatcatttccccccttcGTCTATAAGAACCGCCTGTTTCAAGCAATTGGAGCGATCCATACAccctatgccttctttgtctatagctttgtctatcaatttcaattatcagctcTCTGGACGATTTAAACAAGAGATGTCTTTCTACATTGGGAGTTTTTAAGACTGGTAAGGTTCTTTCTGGCCCTAAGTATAAACCAATGTTAACGAATCTTGACTTAACGAGGTATGAAAACCTTTAAAATAGAGTTCCTGTGACAGATttgtcgttcctctgacgtaagggcgtatctgaaTTACACGTGAACGCTGGCGAGTTacattcaaatccatgcttttgGGGCTTAAGTCGGAAATCGAGATAACGACCTCACTTCAGAGGTATGAACTTTAATAGATCCGTGACAGTTATTGCACAAGCCAACTTTTCACACTTTCTGTAGGTGCCTCGAAGATAACCTGAGTTGGAAAGGGGCACTCCAATCTTTCTAAGAATATCTTCAAATCTAATTTGAATAACTGCTCACCTCAGTCCAGGAGCGGAAGTTTTTGCCGATTTTGTTCTGCTTCTCTTTGGAGTGGTAGAGAGCGCTGGCGTTTGAGTTGAGGTAGATCATCTCCGGGGGCGCCTCGTCGTCTAGCGGCGGTAGCGGCGGGCCGTGGCCGTTCTGGTGGGCGGCGGCCGTTTTCTTGAGGCGCCCACCGACGCCCGCTCCGGCGCCCACCCGCGCTCGTTCTGCCTCCGCCACCGGACGCCCAGCTTCCCTCTGTAGTTGGTCGGCACTCGCTTGATCGACCGGTGCCGCGTCATCCGGTCGTACATCGGCTCCAGGCTCATCGACTCGCCCTctgaaacaaattcaaaatgaggaaaattagaataattttgcGGCCTTGAAATCAAAGTTTCTGGGAAAAGTCAAGTGCCGGGAATGGGAAAATTCCCGGAAAAAAGCTTGGTGGTTCTAGAGTTGGCGAGAGTATAGacggatgtgaaactccgaaaatccatcaggcctttaccgatgcctccgcgaataaagttagggcccagaaatgcagccaacctatgaatttcaattatccagagagATTTACTAATACAGTTATTAGGAACTGtagtttataaagcacgtatttgacttagtttttgcgtAAATGCactaatttttgcggaagaacgctcatttatgtacattcttagccatcttggttcgaattggaatctgcagactggcagtgaaattttgtgcgtcagaagttggttagaagggtggctgcacttttgggccctaagccctccatgaagcgatctttCCATGCTCtcactatataggtactctaggtagttctaccgtgatagcgaagagagcagtgagtgaatgctgggatgaacctcgagacacataaaaacatgtgctaaccatggctcatacagaaattcactgctctctttgctatcaagGCAGAGTTCCTGGTGACTTTTCAAAGTGGTAGTGATTACCGTGAGGGTGTGCCTGCCTGTGCGTGTGCATATGTAGGGGTTTGCTGGTCAAAGTTTCggggaagaaaaatgttcgccGAGAATTCCGAGAGCTTTCCCGGGAGAGCAAATTTTCTCCTGAATATATTGCCGGGCCACAAAAACTGTCAAGGAACTGCCTTTCTGAACATGCGTTTACTGGAAATCAGGAAGTGGCTGTTAGCACGAATGAACTTTCATTTAAGTCCACTGCATGTGATGGATAAAAAGCGGATACGTTTTACGATTAGTGATCGACGTAGCTTTAAATTAACCTCCAATGAACCCTGCCCTGCCACGCCGAGAAAGAGCGCGAGGCACCGGCACCACATCCGAACGGAGCTCGGATCAATTCCGGGAGACGAAGTAAAAAATATGCTCATAAGTCACGGCATGCAATTGCGCGGTTGAAGTGCGGTTTCTACTTCCTGTTATTTCGTGTTAAGGTCGATTAATGCTTtaaacgcaaaaaaaaatatagataaaactaaaatgaataaatt
This window of the Bemisia tabaci chromosome 3, PGI_BMITA_v3 genome carries:
- the LOC109043431 gene encoding uncharacterized protein, producing the protein MIYLNSNASALYHSKEKQNKIGKNFRSWTEIESREEQTESKNVVVKSRESASTETKEAVSSEKLDDTETLGCEGLELCSGEVPTARRAPDPPTSRDKLAEPTPKRKERLLSTRERNTTEVTPARHRGSIVPLFHTTESSPGWEGRSKKRRISSTIPTSVSTEVFPQTMSYSLYNHFRPIDQEVPQEAIMPFLDFGRKLAPPSGVNSLEISPERARRPSSTTARTEDDLHDEMDVTLDRKAVERNSAPKLRVRSRGSSIAGLFRKAAAPSPVLAAARIDCAKILKRRTFQHTDEYKQCLSMEPVVDNETSTDVQASNHKYSDDNEPPKVSSVYEIVNISNKSKSDDKLYHYEVEPSTTNSSEPPHAAEVTSGSEISTRVTSLTSSTPRRDTTTRAASRSPGATERSFGRTSTTVVTGKPASARTAETPSGEQTQRSYLDSSLLRTSVDPMLTASHQRDTPKTTPSPQPEVTEAIESEDNFTSVVYEIHATPDNVTPPQYFFREQTTDPPQLTTTKYPFPAVVNTKNTTVLQPLEEAGPIYPDGLGTFTYVLAFIAMVPLILGAVVVARLILGYNKKKVFDGSEYSSEYNRSPLEINGLVTSSPMTTKLPRVPQHLGWEMEKTGGLTIVPTPSSKWEFPREKLRLQTVLGQGNFGQVWKAEADDLSGHAGLTRLVAVKTVKEGASSKEREDLLRELGIMQDLGSHPNVVQLLGCCTEKEPYLLIMEYVMYGKLLSFLRDQRTRAQYYNFSDNGENLTSRDLTVFAYCVARGMDYLVSKGIIHRDLAARNVLVDHNKLCKIADFGMSRNVRDTGQIYEQRHSRGALPIRWMAPESLHYSLFTHKTDVWSFGILVWEIVTLGLTPYQSMEARDVMRRIRTGYRLERPSHCRTELYQVMVDCWRANPADRPTFAELKKALCALLENNEYEGNYVDLESLADEMHRQG